In Synergistes jonesii, the genomic stretch AAGCTATGAAAGTCGGAATCATAAGATGAGGATTACTACCCCGGTACAACTGACTTTAAAATAATCAGAGAACGCAGAGGTGTATTTGAGGGAATCGATGGGGATATCGAGCTTGTTGGATTCTGCAATTGCGGTGGACGTCCAGGAAAAAAGGCAGTCTTTCGTGCAAGGAAGCTGGTCGAGTGCGGAGCGGATACCATAATATTTGCTTCTTGTATTCAAAAAGGCACACCGATCGGATATCCGTGTCCTTTTGCGAAAAAGATGCGGGATATTATTGAGAAGGATTTGGGCAGTAAAGTCAGACTGTTTGATTATACGCATTGATGTATTTATTCTCTTTTCTTTCTGTGGGGTAGTGTAACTTATTCTGTGTAAACCCCTTGCCCCTGGATCGATGTAAGACATCAAAGGGTTACCGTTACTGCTTCAGTATCACCATAATGACATACGCTATCCGGGCTGTCAATGGACTGCAGCCCGGACTTTTCTTATAGGCGTTTAGGGCTATTCCAGATCTCCGGGTTCTATGCGTTCCTCAAAGTAAATGCACAGCTGTGACAGAATTTTACTCCAGTCCCTGTCCCTGCCGGTCCACTTTTCAGTGATGTCCATCGTCGCAAGATAAAGGAGCTTGAAAAGGGCGTCGTCTGAGGGGAAGATCGTACGTGTTTTTGTCACTTTCCTGAGCTGCCGGTTGTAGTTCTCGATCTGGTTTGTCGTATAGATCATCCGGCGCAGCTCATAGGGATACTTGAAATAAGCGGATAACTGAGGCCAGTTGTTCCGCCAGCTCGCTACCGAAGACGGGTATTTCGAGCCCCACTTCTCTTCAAGTCTGTCAAGCCCTTCCTCGGCCTGCTCCAGTGTAGGAGCCTGATAGACACCCT encodes the following:
- a CDS encoding IS256 family transposase; translation: RCDSAVYPKAEIQRCIVHQIRYTTKFVSYKDIKAFMNDLKGVYQAPTLEQAEEGLDRLEEKWGSKYPSSVASWRNNWPQLSAYFKYPYELRRMIYTTNQIENYNRQLRKVTKTRTIFPSDDALFKLLYLATMDITEKWTGRDRDWSKILSQLCIYFEERIEPGDLE